The following nucleotide sequence is from Zea mays cultivar B73 chromosome 1, Zm-B73-REFERENCE-NAM-5.0, whole genome shotgun sequence.
AGACAACTAGTGTGCACTAAACTAAACTTATTAAACTTATATAGGTTAAGCTACTAGCAAATATCCACCTTTATAATACAATTAAAGGAAAAATAAGGCCCTAAACTATTTTAAGTCTCTAAACTCCAAACAACATTTCGAACTACTCCATCCTTAATCTTGTATTTCATCCTTCCAATAACAAGACGAAAACTATATTCAGGAGCATGAAAACTATAAATTGTCCAAACATTGTCACTGTGACCATAATTTGGTTCTATAAAACATATGTTAGATCAAAATAATCTTATGTtaccattaatcaccaaaactacACTCAATACCTATATTCTCTACCATGCCAAGCAATGTAGCACAACAGTGGGTGGTGCAACAAGAGATTCACATCACCAACCAACAGGCGATTGACCTGCCATAATGGCAGGCTAGCCGCACAATTTAGCCGCCAACGTGGGGCTGACCTACCATGGTGGCAGGCCAGCTGCATCAGAGGGGATAGCGTGACAACACAATTTGGCCACATTAGGGAAATTAATGCGGCCAAACATGTTAGTTTTAGAAGAAAAAAAAACTCTCGAATATTATTTTTTAGAAATAGCTTTAAAAAAGGTTAAAACAAAATCAAAATAACATTTGATGTTCATAGTGCTTCATAGATCGATTTGGATATGTGGCAACACTTATTTCCTCAACTAAATATTGCTTTTTATACAGTCGACCTGCAAAGGCTATTACGCACCATACCACATGCATGGAATGAATCCAAGTAATACAAAAAGGTCACTGTCCCAATAACACGATTGAAGACAAAAGTCCACCAAGGCAAGGATGTAACAGCGTAGCTGCAACTGCAACCCGGGCACCCGGCGAGCAACCTACAATGGAGTCAGGCCAACAACACCTGCGCAAGGAACATAGCAATTTGACAAATGTACAAGAAACATTGCACAAGAGGAAATGATTCAGCAACGCAAACAATGATTACTAGGTGAAAACCATAAAACACTTTGGAATGCACATGAATACTTCTTGTAAAACAGTTGCAGTGGCTTATTTTTTTACGGTCGTAGAAATTAACTGGATGGGCACCGATGACAAGTTTCAATGCCTTTTCTGACATCATTATCCCAGTCACATTCAACGGTTCACCATAAATATAGCAAAATGAACATACCACATGCCAGTCTTCCACCAGCATTTCCAGTAGAGAGGCTGAGCTCATGGCCCCCTAAACACGATGAGCAAAGTTAAAAGGGCAGCATACTACTGAATAGCAAGAAAATGTGGAACGCGAGTAGAATTAGGCTCACCTTTCCCCAAATCATCTTCAAGCTCATGAACCACAAATGCTCTCCCAACAACTGAATTTGGGCCAGTCAAAGGAATCTGATCATACCAAGGAATCACAAAAATTACCAAGCTGAATTGGCCATGGACTATATAGTATAAAAGTATGATATTTCATAATTTACCTGGGTATCAACAATGGTTGCCTCGGCTATGCCTGTATCACAACCAGTTAAACAAACACGCCATAAAAAAATGTCATAATCCAGAAGAAGAAATTTGCTAATGAATATCACAAGTGTACTACTGGTTGCTACAGGCCTTACCCTCAGCATTTGCAACAATGTTTCCCAGGTCACCCGCATGACGGACTTCGTCTTCTGGTGCACCGTGCGTCAGATTGTTTGGATTAAAATGTGGTCCTGTAAGATAGAAAAGGTTATTTTTTAAAGTTAGACTTGGCAACTTGAACAGCTAGATGATTCAATTTATTATAGAAGGGCGAGCATAACTGAAGATGCATGAAACTATAGCCAGAAGGAAAAGGAATGAATAGCACCAGATCTTGGTAACAAAATTAGTTTGATGGAAATTTACCGGTGTCTGCACAAGACAGCCAGAATTTAGTACTCCCTCCATTTCAAATTGTAAATCattttggcttttctagatacatagTTTTTATTATGTATATAGACATAGCGTATATCTAGCTACATAGCAAAAGATCATATGTCTAGAAAACCAAAATGGCTTGTAATTTGGAATGCCAACACCATGCATGCACTAGCTACAGATGGTGTGATGGTGGCCATCTGTGAGGAGGCATAAATTTGATATGGTCGTTATTTGTGATCAGCTGTGTGTGATGATATGCTTATTTAGGATCTTAGGCTTCTGGTGCTTTGGGAAGGGGTGGAACCATAAGTTTTTCAACAAAGGATGGAATCGAGATAAGGTTattggcaaggcaaaggataaggAACTGGTAATTAGCCCTGCAGGGGAAACACTCAGCTCCCAGTGACGCTACCTCACCTTTGCAGTATGCCTTTCGGATTGGTATGCGAGCCTTGTTGCAATATGTTTTGCTCACGGTAGAGTGCACATGCTGGCCACCTTTACCAGTTTGTGTGTTTGGTGAGAAACTTACCAGCAGATTTCCAAAGAAACGCTCTCTAAGGGACTTCAACAGGTGGTTTGTAGAATTATTGGACGTAGCTAGAATTTGGTGCTTCGCAGGTGCAAAGGGCTTCAACTTTTTTGTTGGCGCCCCATATAACGAGTAGTTTGTTTTTCTGTTTTTACCCACCTGAGCAGTCTGCTCATGTGGGAGATTTGTGCACAACTAACAACTTGCACTTGTAAAACTCTAACTCCTTATTACTATATATATGCCGGGTCATTCTGGATCTTTCAAAAAAAAgtaatttggaatggagggagtaccACATTAAGAAAAAAGATCACAATTGCAGGCATAATTAAGATCAATGGGAAATTATAACCTGTCGATATGCACCCATTGGTAGTATCACCAAACTCGTGCTGCAAAATGAAATTGTGTCATCATCATGTTTGCAATGAAGAAGTTAATGCCCAAAGCTATTGAAGATAACAAAACTCACGAGGTGGAAGCCATGAAGTCCAGGGGTAAGTCCAGTGATACGGACATTCACAGTTGTAGGTCCTGTTATACAATATCAATATTCAGAGGGGTAAGAGTAGACACAAAACCAGTTGCATTTCAGAAGCAAAATGTGTGTGCGCTAGTGGTGAACAACTCTCATAGTTTGATAAGAACTCAATAGGGAACTGCATGGGTCAGCCGGTCAGGCAGTCAGCAATCAATGAGCTAAGTCCAACACTCCGTTAGCACCCTTGCCAACATTTGAGGCAGCACGTTCACTTGAGTTAGCGAGATTAGAGACTTTGGCTGGTGGATTTTCGTCATACGCACGATACATTTGCTTCAAAACAGTGTAAGGAACGAAAGTTGTGTTCGAATTGAGTTCTGACAGCAagcaaagcagtttttgatgcaattgttGTATCCGATTTACCATTACCAAGCGCAGACTTTTAGCTTGATCAATTGCTACAATCCAGAGAGGAATGCACCCACCCGATTAACGAAGGGGGAAAATGAAGTTCCCAGTTTTGGCTGCCCAGCCAGGCAACTGTCGAAGCTAGCCCTGTACAGCTGTACTAGTAGATGGAAGGTGACGAGGTGAGAAGATGGGGGGACAGGATAGACAGGTAACGCACCATCGTCGTCCTGCGTGAGCGTGACCACGCCCTCGACCTCAGACGCGCCCTTGAGGACGGCTACGGCCTTCTTAGTGGCGTCCGCGACGACGAGCgccctggcggcggcggcgccccacGGGCCGGCGACGAAGTGGACCGAGTGGAAAGGGCGTGCGGAGGAATAGGGAGCGGCGAAGACCGCGGGGGACCTGGCGGCGGCAGTGGCGGCGAGGAGGAAGGACTGCGCGGCCATGGTGGGCTGGCGGGCGGCGGCGGCCTTTGGGACTTTGGGAGGGCCTTGGATGGGGTGGGTGACTGACTGGCGATAAGGTGGGCTCGCGTTTATTATACTTCGGCCTCACCTACGGCTGCCACGGCGATGAACCCGGGGCAGGGCAGCCAGATGGGTTCTGATGTGCCACGTGTGGCGCAGCTCGCGTCACAACTCACAACTCACAAGGGCATGGattataaaaaaataaaaaataagtcACAAGGCATGGAAACGGAGAGAGCTTTTCGTTTTCGTGTGGGCTGTCATAAAAGTTTTAATTCTACAAACATATTTGTCTCCAGTCGCCCATTTCCAAAAGGCAAAATGCTCATAAAAAGAGAGGTAGGTAAATTTGCACACTCTCGCACCTCCAATGTATATAAGTGCATGTACAATCTAGAGATACAAAAGACCTCTTAAAGATTATATGATACAACCCTAAATCTTTAGATGATTAATTAAAGATGGTAATGGGGAATTCCTCGTCGGGTTTTAACTTCTTATCCTTGTTCCCGTAATGTAAAAATATTCTCCACGGGGATCCCTACGATGATTGCGGGGGGCATTTCTTTCCCACACCCATTCTCCCTGGGATAACTCCCCGTCAGGATCCCCATCTCTGGTTAAATAATAATCAAAAAGTACTTCCTTTGTTATTAATTAATGCAAAAATATTGTCAATTATACATATTGTCAGATGTAAGAATCATTATGTGTACAACAAAATGAACATATTTATACAATGAGTGATCTGTTGacaagataattatttattttttatcATTATCTATGAAAACAGGGTCGCGTGTAAGTTTAACGAGTCCCCACGGGGAACGGGCCACGTCACCATCCCTGTTTACCCGTCGGGGGAAAATTCTTCCGCGTTTACATCCTCGTGGGAGAACAAATTTTCTCATCCACATCCCCTAATAAAAGAATTCCCTATAGGAAATCGAGGATCGGggtccattgccatctctatcatTAATGCAATTAAAAgacaatatatataataaaagtCGCGAAGAGCGCGTCTCTTGATTTTTTTTTTCATTTAACGTTTTTTTCATTTAACGCCTAGAGACCCCTCAAATAATGGACTGTGCATGCCCTACTTGTGCATGTGAGGGAGGTGATGGCCAATAAAAATTGTTTATTAAGATGATATTGTGTATGTTCCCACATGTGTGATCCGTTGGAGGAACAAAATTTTGTATGCCACACGCATTCATCGTTCACTATGCAAATAGCTACATGTCTATTCAAAAATGCATTTTCTTATTGGAGATAGCCTAAGTGATCTAGTTTTGATTACACGGAAGTAAATTTGTAGGTAAGGATGAGTCTGCGGGTGTTGGTAAGGTTTACAAAACCGTAGAAACCGTCGATTTTACCGAAACCGCCCCCTAGCGGTGTTGTTAACAACTTTTTTCAAAATTCACTTCAAATTTAATTTTTTGAATTTTTTTATAAAAATTGAAGAAAAATATGATAAAAAATTATATGTTTTATTGAGTAATTGGTATATAAGATCTCTAAATTTTATTTAGTTTCACACATTAAAAATAGAAAACTTATGGACCCGCTAGTAAACCCGTTAACTCGTCGGTTTCTCGTCAAATGGCGGAGTAAACCGCCCCGAGTAGTGGTAACCCCACGATTTGTTACTGAGAAACCGTGTTGAGTTGTATTATTTAGTAATTTTAGTGCTCAAATTTGGTTTttggggttagggtttcaaactttTTATGTGATGACGTATTGTTAATATCTAGTTATATATTAGTATTATTAATGTGTAGTTATATATGTTAGTATTGTTAATATTTAGTTATTTATGTTATTATTCAGTTATATATGTTAGTATTGTTAATATATGTTAATATTTAGTTATATATGTAGCTGGTAATATTATTTGCTAGTAATGTGTTGCATTCTTACATTATTTTTGCCACATTTGTAGGACACAAGTCGGATTTAGTCTGGCTGCACGGAGAGAAGTTTGGCGCAAGTTTTAACTGCAAGTATTGTAGAGAAACAAAGAGCGGAGGGGGTGTATCCGATTGAAGGAGCATCTCACGCATAGAGGGCAAAATGTCAATATGTTTCGATGTTTTAATTGTTTTATGTTAAATGTCATTTGTTATAAGTAATATGTTTTTATTCTACTCTCGTTACATGATATTATGTCTTGTTCTTATTTATATGAGGCATGTTGGACCTAGTCTGGGAACATGGAGAGAAGGTTAGCACAGGTTTTTTAGTGTAAGTATTGTAGAGAAACGAAGAGCGGAGGGGGTGGTACCCGATTGAAGGAGCATATGCACATAGACGGGATGGGGACATATCAGAATCCTTCCCACAAGAATGAGTACTATGACTGGAGCTGAATACGTGAGTATTGTAAAACATGTTGACTTATGTGTCGTAGGATAACTCtaaaagaacttgtatttgagtattATGAAGTCTGATGGTTGTTTGTTGCATGAGAATTGAAGCTTGTGGTTGCATATGTATGTTGTATGTCATTTTGGTGAACGTAAGTTGTGTGGATCAATTAGTATGCAACgtgaattgagcaaattaaaagtGAATCCTGTCATTTTTTTCATTTTTATGTAAAAACAAAAAACTGGTTCAAATGGGCGGTTTATTAGCGGTATTGGGCGGTTTACCGTCGATTTTATAGCGAAAAATCATTTTAGATTTGTTCAAATTTGGTTTGGGCAAATTGGTCGGTTTTGGCGATTTACCGGTGGTAAACAGTTACCGGTGGGTAGCGGTTTTTTGACCCAAAACAGCTGGTAATCCTTGGCCGCTGCCTCGGTGGTTTTGCTCTTGACGGGACGGATGTTTAGTAtgtgttggcgccgatctggGCAGCGCCAATCACTAGGTGGTGtaccgcctggtggtgccctctgCGGCGGCACGGGCGGTCCGCGGCCTTGGGCCGGACGTTCCGTGACCTGGGCGAAGGAGCGATGTCTTCCCTACGTCACACCGGATGGTCCGCAGCTCTGGgtcagacggtccgcgacctaggcgtagggtcgtcttcctcctcttgctggaatctagatcttgTACCGTGAGGGgggaagatcttaaggtgctccgggtcgacaggtcacccggggcgtccccacatgacgtggagtcgcctaggaattaagagatcaattcgagtaagaggtcttggatggacaactagatcttgccccccgggaggggtgagatcctagggtcgtcttggaattggcaggccacccaagacggatctagacaacgtagagtcgaataggggtggaggtggatatgtggaagactacaactagaactacgctacatctactcctagggcaggaaaagtaagtaAAGTAATTAGTTCGATTGGGATGTGTTCAGGGGTTCTCAATcgaccgtacccctttatatttataggggaggaggtctggaccttttcctaagagatagccaacaaactcccacgcgattagatggataaccatgcacgagataaggataaacatccgagttaatctaatctcagGACACGCGAACCGTCCGGGcccaagggccggaccgtccgctcattttggtgtccaacatatgccccctgccttttg
It contains:
- the LOC100136885 gene encoding Superoxide dismutase [Cu-Zn], chloroplastic, which translates into the protein MAAQSFLLAATAAARSPAVFAAPYSSARPFHSVHFVAGPWGAAAARALVVADATKKAVAVLKGASEVEGVVTLTQDDDGPTTVNVRITGLTPGLHGFHLHEFGDTTNGCISTGPHFNPNNLTHGAPEDEVRHAGDLGNIVANAEGIAEATIVDTQIPLTGPNSVVGRAFVVHELEDDLGKGGHELSLSTGNAGGRLACGVVGLTPL